A region of Deinococcus rubellus DNA encodes the following proteins:
- a CDS encoding lactate utilization protein B: MSAGGIRPSRPFPDAARDTLQDAQMRRNLRHATTTIREKRLRAVAELPDWEAIRTHGAALKDAALADLAEHLLTLEAAVKRRGGQVHWARDAEEARRIVADLAAAHGAQEIIKVKSISTDEIELNAALEARGIRAIETDLAELIVQLAGDTPSHILVPAIHKNRAEIRDLFRRELGADLQTDEPKELAEAARLYLREKFLSTKVAVSGGNFALADTGTVCIVESEGNGRMCLTLPDVLITVMGIEKVLPRWADIAPFMQLLPRSSTAERMNPYTSFWSGVTPGDGPQEFHLVLLDNGRTDVLADQVGRETLRCIRCSACLNVCPVYERAGGHAYGSVYPGPIGAILTPQLLHLEDENANSLPWASSLCGACYDACPVKINIPEILIYLRGQITTHKAPSVESIAMKTAAWIFNEPFRFEGALKLARVGQGPLVQHGAIHALPGLLGGWTSSRNLPAFPARSFRELWREEGRNDE, encoded by the coding sequence GTGAGCGCCGGAGGCATTCGCCCGTCCCGGCCTTTCCCCGACGCGGCCAGGGACACCCTGCAAGACGCCCAGATGCGGCGCAACCTCCGGCACGCAACCACCACCATCCGTGAGAAGCGGCTGCGGGCGGTCGCGGAGTTGCCTGACTGGGAAGCCATCCGCACGCACGGCGCAGCCCTCAAGGACGCCGCGCTCGCCGACCTGGCCGAGCATCTGCTGACGCTGGAGGCAGCAGTCAAGCGCCGGGGTGGTCAGGTTCACTGGGCGCGGGATGCTGAAGAGGCCCGCCGTATCGTGGCCGACCTCGCCGCCGCGCACGGGGCGCAGGAAATCATCAAAGTTAAAAGTATCAGCACCGACGAGATCGAGCTGAACGCGGCCCTGGAAGCGCGCGGCATCCGGGCCATCGAGACCGATTTGGCCGAGCTGATCGTGCAACTGGCGGGCGACACGCCGAGCCATATTCTGGTGCCCGCCATTCACAAGAACCGCGCCGAGATTCGTGATCTGTTCCGGCGCGAGCTGGGCGCGGACTTGCAAACCGACGAGCCGAAAGAGCTGGCCGAGGCTGCCCGCCTGTACCTGCGCGAGAAATTCCTGAGCACCAAAGTGGCGGTGTCGGGCGGCAACTTCGCGCTGGCCGATACGGGAACGGTGTGCATCGTGGAATCGGAAGGCAACGGGCGGATGTGCCTGACCCTGCCGGACGTGCTGATCACTGTGATGGGCATCGAGAAGGTGCTGCCCCGCTGGGCCGACATCGCGCCGTTCATGCAGCTGCTGCCGCGCAGCTCTACCGCCGAGCGGATGAACCCGTACACGAGTTTCTGGAGCGGGGTCACGCCCGGTGACGGCCCGCAGGAATTCCATCTGGTGCTGCTGGACAACGGGCGCACCGACGTGCTGGCCGATCAGGTGGGCCGCGAAACCCTGCGCTGCATCCGCTGCTCGGCGTGCCTCAATGTCTGTCCAGTGTACGAGCGGGCGGGTGGACATGCTTACGGCAGCGTGTATCCCGGCCCCATCGGCGCGATCCTGACGCCGCAACTGCTGCATCTGGAAGACGAGAACGCCAATTCTTTGCCCTGGGCCAGCAGTTTGTGCGGGGCCTGTTACGACGCCTGCCCGGTCAAGATCAACATTCCCGAGATTCTGATTTATTTGCGCGGGCAGATCACGACGCACAAAGCGCCGAGCGTTGAAAGTATCGCCATGAAAACGGCGGCCTGGATTTTCAACGAGCCGTTCCGCTTCGAGGGCGCACTCAAACTCGCCCGCGTCGGTCAGGGACCATTGGTGCAGCACGGCGCGATTCACGCCCTGCCCGGTCTGCTGGGTGGCTGGACGAGTTCGCGCAATCTGCCTGCCTTTCCGGCCAGATCGTTTCGTGAGCTGTGGCGTGAGGAGGGACGAAATGACGAGTGA
- a CDS encoding LutC/YkgG family protein — protein sequence MTSEARLDILTRINRATAGQKPELERPAIPASSRPQAGIVAQFAEYAAEYRAEVHRVLEAELSALLSELLAGAATLQPAGFPFAVQIGGTPDTQQSHAELSHFDAVLTGCAVAIAETGTVVLDHGPGQGRRALTLIPDWHVCVVRAAQVVESVPQAVAALQAAVAAGRPLTWISGPSATSDIELSRVEGVHGPRRLTIVVVDEAPPL from the coding sequence ATGACGAGTGAGGCCCGCCTGGACATCCTGACCCGCATCAACCGGGCCACCGCTGGGCAGAAGCCGGAGCTGGAGCGCCCCGCTATCCCCGCGTCCAGCCGCCCGCAGGCCGGGATCGTGGCCCAGTTTGCCGAGTACGCCGCCGAGTACCGCGCCGAGGTCCACCGCGTTCTGGAAGCCGAGTTGTCCGCTCTGCTTTCCGAACTGCTGGCCGGAGCCGCCACCTTACAGCCAGCCGGGTTCCCATTCGCCGTCCAGATCGGCGGCACTCCCGACACCCAGCAGTCACACGCCGAACTCAGCCACTTCGATGCTGTACTGACAGGCTGCGCCGTCGCCATCGCCGAAACCGGAACCGTCGTACTCGATCACGGTCCCGGTCAGGGACGGCGGGCGCTGACGCTGATTCCCGACTGGCACGTCTGCGTGGTGCGGGCCGCTCAGGTGGTGGAGAGCGTGCCGCAGGCGGTGGCAGCCTTACAAGCGGCAGTCGCGGCGGGCCGTCCCCTGACCTGGATCAGCGGGCCGAGCGCCACCAGCGACATCGAACTCAGCCGGGTGGAGGGCGTTCATGGGCCGAGGCGACTGACGATTGTGGTCGTGGACGAGGCCCCACCGCTTTAG
- a CDS encoding cob(I)yrinic acid a,c-diamide adenosyltransferase: protein MKLYTRTGDGGQTGLYGADRVSKAHPRVEAYGTVDELNSVLGLARAHNARSHTPQDDVETDLEYLQNALFDLGADLATRQDSPYAKNIARMDEEDAAFLEAMIDRYQDGVAPLTHFIHPSGTPVGASLHVARSVARRAERDMLRLMDVEDANLQAQIYLNRVSDLLFVMARAVNARAGLSEEAWQVKPRRKAAKPDS, encoded by the coding sequence ATGAAACTCTACACCCGCACCGGCGACGGCGGTCAGACCGGACTCTACGGTGCAGACCGCGTGAGTAAGGCCCACCCCCGAGTCGAGGCTTACGGCACGGTGGACGAACTCAACAGCGTGCTGGGCCTTGCCCGCGCCCACAACGCCCGCTCGCACACGCCGCAGGATGATGTGGAAACGGACCTGGAGTATCTGCAAAACGCCCTGTTTGATTTGGGCGCAGATCTCGCCACCCGCCAAGACAGCCCCTACGCCAAAAATATCGCCCGTATGGACGAGGAAGACGCGGCGTTCCTGGAGGCGATGATTGACCGCTACCAGGACGGCGTGGCCCCGCTGACCCACTTCATTCATCCCAGTGGCACACCTGTTGGAGCCAGCCTGCATGTGGCCCGCAGTGTGGCGAGGCGGGCCGAGCGCGACATGCTGCGGCTGATGGACGTGGAGGACGCCAATCTCCAGGCGCAGATCTACCTCAACCGCGTCTCGGATTTGCTGTTCGTGATGGCCCGCGCCGTGAATGCCCGCGCCGGGCTGAGCGAGGAAGCCTGGCAGGTCAAGCCGAGGCGCAAGGCAGCGAAACCGGACAGCTAA
- the malQ gene encoding 4-alpha-glucanotransferase, with translation MSISRSSGVLLHPTSLPGPYGIGELGEDARHFVDWLAAGGQRYWQVMPLGPTGYGDSPYQAFSAFAGNPYLVCLETLREQKLLLDVDFDAVPDFSPDRVDFGLQYIWRNQMLSRAFSHFDAARAEGQMGKLDTEFQAFRTTEHHWLEDYALFMALKNEQGGLPWNTWPLPIRRREADVMTEARTRLIREIERYSFQQFLFFQQWTAIRTYAAGQGVQVIGDIPIFVAMDSSDAWANPEQFFFDDEGQPTVVAGVPPDYFSDTGQLWGNPLYDWDAMKQNGFQWWIRRFQASLKLYDLIRVDHFRGFAGYWEIPYPAETAMIGEWKPALGHQMFEAVRKALGDLPIIAEDLGVITPDVEALRDDYGLPGMAVLQFAFGGGDFAVNAFLPHNLKENQVVYTGTHDNDTTRGWWRNADEHEHHTFRIYTHSDPSEESFAWMLTEIAFESKANLAVVPLQDLLNLSTEDRMNLPGSTGPENWTWRYRDGTVTYELAGRLRDLTERTGRKV, from the coding sequence ATGAGTATTTCCCGTTCCAGTGGCGTTCTTCTTCACCCCACCAGCTTGCCCGGTCCCTACGGCATCGGCGAACTCGGCGAGGACGCTCGGCACTTCGTCGACTGGCTTGCGGCAGGCGGGCAGCGCTACTGGCAGGTCATGCCGCTCGGCCCCACCGGCTACGGCGACAGCCCCTATCAGGCGTTCTCGGCCTTTGCAGGCAACCCGTACCTGGTGTGTCTGGAGACCCTGCGTGAACAGAAACTGCTGCTGGACGTGGACTTCGACGCCGTGCCAGACTTCAGCCCCGACCGGGTGGACTTCGGCTTGCAGTACATCTGGCGCAACCAGATGCTCAGCCGCGCCTTCTCGCACTTCGACGCGGCGCGCGCCGAGGGCCAGATGGGCAAGCTCGACACCGAGTTTCAGGCGTTCAGAACCACCGAGCATCACTGGCTGGAAGACTACGCCCTGTTCATGGCGCTGAAAAACGAGCAGGGCGGCCTGCCCTGGAACACCTGGCCGCTGCCGATTCGCAGGCGTGAGGCCGACGTCATGACCGAGGCCCGAACCCGGCTGATTCGTGAGATCGAGCGCTACTCCTTCCAGCAGTTCCTGTTTTTCCAGCAGTGGACGGCCATTCGCACCTACGCCGCCGGACAGGGCGTGCAGGTGATCGGCGACATTCCCATCTTCGTGGCGATGGATTCCTCGGACGCCTGGGCCAACCCCGAGCAATTTTTCTTCGACGACGAGGGCCAGCCGACGGTGGTGGCGGGCGTGCCGCCGGACTATTTCAGCGACACCGGCCAGCTCTGGGGCAATCCTCTCTACGACTGGGACGCTATGAAGCAAAACGGCTTTCAATGGTGGATTCGCCGCTTTCAGGCCAGCCTGAAGCTCTACGACCTGATCCGGGTCGATCACTTCAGGGGCTTTGCCGGGTACTGGGAAATCCCCTACCCTGCCGAGACGGCCATGATCGGCGAGTGGAAACCCGCGCTGGGCCACCAGATGTTCGAAGCGGTCAGAAAAGCGCTGGGCGATTTGCCGATCATCGCCGAGGACCTGGGCGTCATCACGCCGGATGTGGAAGCGCTGCGCGACGACTATGGCCTGCCGGGCATGGCGGTGCTGCAATTCGCCTTCGGCGGCGGCGACTTTGCCGTGAACGCCTTTCTGCCGCACAACCTCAAGGAAAACCAGGTGGTGTATACCGGCACCCATGACAATGACACCACGAGGGGCTGGTGGCGCAATGCCGACGAACACGAACACCACACCTTCCGGATCTACACCCACAGCGACCCCAGCGAGGAGAGTTTCGCCTGGATGCTGACCGAGATCGCCTTCGAGTCAAAAGCCAACCTGGCCGTGGTACCGCTGCAAGACCTGCTCAATCTGAGCACCGAGGACCGCATGAACCTGCCGGGCAGCACCGGCCCGGAGAACTGGACCTGGCGCTACCGGGACGGCACGGTGACCTACGAGCTGGCCGGGCGGCTGCGTGACCTGACCGAGCGGACCGGGCGCAAGGTCTAG
- a CDS encoding DUF503 domain-containing protein, producing the protein MSLGYIGSLTLRLEMPWVTNLKEKRALVRPVVERLKARFPVTVARLDGLDAHDWEIVGVVTVSNDYQWVEETLQLAADFVAAQGEYRVTQEERGIVPIEDVMD; encoded by the coding sequence ATGAGTCTCGGCTACATCGGCAGCCTGACGCTGCGCCTGGAAATGCCCTGGGTCACCAATCTCAAAGAAAAGAGGGCACTGGTGCGGCCCGTCGTCGAGCGGCTCAAGGCCCGCTTTCCGGTGACGGTGGCCCGCCTCGATGGCCTCGACGCCCACGACTGGGAAATCGTCGGGGTGGTGACGGTCAGTAACGATTACCAGTGGGTCGAGGAAACCCTGCAACTCGCCGCCGACTTCGTGGCTGCCCAGGGCGAGTACCGGGTCACACAGGAAGAGCGCGGCATCGTGCCGATTGAAGACGTGATGGACTGA
- a CDS encoding heavy-metal-associated domain-containing protein, translating to MTQTTNKARVLIGVRGMDKEAGERISKVLLGMPGVTQAQPDQGQIAVQYDPTALTVMDLLRTIRKQGFLAGML from the coding sequence ATGACACAGACGACAAACAAGGCCCGCGTGCTGATCGGCGTGCGCGGCATGGACAAGGAAGCGGGCGAGCGCATCTCCAAGGTGCTGCTCGGCATGCCCGGCGTGACCCAGGCCCAGCCGGACCAGGGACAGATCGCGGTGCAGTACGACCCCACCGCCCTCACCGTGATGGATTTGCTGCGCACCATTCGCAAGCAGGGCTTCCTGGCCGGGATGCTCTGA
- a CDS encoding DUF1999 domain-containing protein — MLRYRIFSADDFAALEALDLDVQRRRDPTFDTLEEREREGRLRTSLPALKFFERSEHSFLAEEEGRVLGLLLAQPVWQGDRPVVLVVEVLLAGGAPPETASGLLHACVKSAYDTAVYEVHFPLTPELEAAAHAEEAHLLGRYAVRHLGSRHASAPGERLASPPTSPLSADPGKAKNG, encoded by the coding sequence ATGTTGCGCTACCGGATCTTTTCAGCCGACGACTTCGCGGCCCTTGAGGCGCTCGACCTGGACGTGCAGCGCCGACGCGACCCCACCTTCGATACGCTGGAGGAACGCGAGCGCGAGGGGCGGCTGCGAACGTCGCTGCCCGCGCTGAAATTCTTCGAGCGCAGTGAGCACAGCTTTCTGGCCGAGGAGGAGGGCCGGGTGCTGGGGCTGCTGCTGGCCCAGCCGGTGTGGCAGGGTGACCGGCCGGTGGTGCTGGTGGTGGAAGTGCTGCTGGCCGGGGGTGCTCCGCCCGAGACGGCCAGCGGGCTGCTGCACGCCTGTGTCAAGAGTGCTTACGACACCGCCGTCTACGAGGTGCATTTTCCGCTGACGCCAGAACTCGAAGCCGCCGCCCACGCCGAGGAAGCGCATCTGCTGGGCCGCTACGCGGTGCGCCACCTCGGCAGCCGCCACGCCAGCGCGCCCGGCGAGCGCCTCGCCTCCCCCCCGACGTCTCCCCTCTCCGCAGACCCTGGAAAGGCGAAAAACGGATAG
- the pth gene encoding aminoacyl-tRNA hydrolase, which translates to MKLIVALGNPGLQYAQTRHNIGWRVADELVRQQGVGWLSGDHAERAEFRVVGEKVVIIKPQTFMNASGKAVLPPIQFYKLGPEALLVIQDDLDSPFGLLRLRVGGRHGGQNGVRDIIRVLGTEQFTRLKLGISRPPAGRDPADWVLSKWAEAERPTLDELVRLGVLAVLKWVTAGSKEAQAAYNSTDLRPRPPAPEPTSTEPNSAEAGPEPDPLG; encoded by the coding sequence ATGAAACTGATCGTCGCCCTGGGCAATCCCGGTCTCCAGTACGCCCAGACCCGCCACAACATCGGCTGGCGGGTGGCCGACGAGCTGGTGCGCCAGCAGGGCGTGGGCTGGCTCTCTGGCGACCACGCCGAGCGGGCCGAGTTCCGGGTGGTGGGGGAGAAGGTCGTCATCATCAAGCCGCAGACCTTCATGAACGCCTCGGGCAAGGCCGTGCTGCCGCCGATACAGTTCTACAAGCTCGGCCCTGAGGCCCTGCTGGTCATTCAGGACGACCTCGACAGTCCCTTCGGACTGCTGCGGCTGCGGGTCGGCGGGCGGCACGGCGGCCAGAACGGGGTGCGCGACATCATCCGGGTGCTGGGCACCGAGCAGTTCACCCGTCTCAAGCTGGGTATTTCCCGCCCGCCCGCTGGCCGCGATCCCGCCGACTGGGTTCTGAGCAAGTGGGCTGAGGCCGAGCGGCCCACCCTTGACGAACTGGTGCGCCTCGGCGTGCTGGCGGTCCTCAAGTGGGTCACGGCTGGCTCCAAGGAAGCCCAGGCCGCCTACAACAGTACTGATCTGCGGCCCAGGCCGCCCGCTCCCGAGCCGACCAGTACCGAGCCAAATAGTGCCGAGGCCGGGCCAGAGCCTGACCCATTGGGCTGA
- a CDS encoding P-II family nitrogen regulator has product MKLITAVIRPERVQQVKEALFQAGISGLTLSRVSGHGGEQEIIEHYRGTRVMVEFRDKVEFKMAVSEPFVDVAIEAICKSARTGEVGDGKIFVQPLERVVRIRTGEEDNSALTPVNEKKLAPVV; this is encoded by the coding sequence ATGAAACTGATCACCGCAGTGATACGGCCCGAACGGGTGCAGCAGGTCAAGGAAGCGCTGTTTCAGGCAGGCATCAGCGGCCTGACCCTCAGCCGGGTCAGCGGGCACGGCGGCGAGCAGGAGATCATCGAGCACTACCGGGGCACCCGCGTGATGGTGGAATTCCGGGACAAGGTGGAATTCAAGATGGCCGTCAGTGAGCCGTTCGTGGACGTCGCCATCGAGGCCATCTGCAAGAGCGCGCGCACCGGTGAGGTCGGCGACGGCAAGATTTTCGTTCAGCCGCTCGAACGGGTGGTCCGCATCCGTACCGGCGAGGAAGACAACAGTGCCCTGACGCCGGTCAATGAGAAGAAGCTCGCGCCGGTCGTCTGA
- a CDS encoding ammonium transporter → MLLISPHLLKRSLPMLTLLSAGAALAQAAKAPAFNTGDTAWMIVAAALVLFMTPGLAFFYGGLTRSQSVLNTMMMSFVSIAIVLVLWMLGGYSIAFAPGNAFFGNLSAAGFNGLDNAVNGTIPSYVFAAFQAMFAVIALALISGAVVERMRFGAFLLFGGLWSLLIYSPLAHMVWGGGWLGVRGALDFAGGTVIHIAAGVSALVAAFVLGPRIGHGRTAHVPHNVPFVLLGAAILWFGWIGFNAGSALGANQSAALAFMTTCVATAAAMLTWLAWESVRGGKPTAVGAATGLVVGLVAITPACGFVSPWASLVVGIAGATASFWAVQFKQSFRADDALDVFACHGIAGIVGALLTGALAWTTGQGKPLGEQMLIQTEAVLFTLVFCGLGSFILLKLVGLVMPLRVTPGQEISGIDISSHSEQGYAESESGLSAPVMIGGD, encoded by the coding sequence ATGCTGCTGATTTCCCCCCATTTGCTCAAGCGCTCGCTGCCGATGCTGACCCTGCTCTCTGCGGGCGCGGCGCTGGCCCAGGCCGCCAAGGCCCCCGCCTTCAACACCGGTGACACCGCCTGGATGATAGTGGCCGCCGCCCTGGTGCTGTTCATGACGCCGGGCCTGGCCTTCTTCTACGGTGGCCTGACCCGCTCGCAGAGTGTCCTCAACACCATGATGATGAGCTTCGTCTCCATCGCCATCGTGCTGGTGCTGTGGATGCTGGGCGGCTACAGCATCGCCTTCGCGCCGGGCAACGCCTTCTTCGGCAATCTCAGCGCGGCAGGCTTCAACGGCCTCGACAACGCGGTCAACGGCACCATCCCCTCCTACGTCTTCGCGGCCTTCCAGGCGATGTTCGCGGTCATCGCCCTGGCGCTGATCTCCGGCGCGGTGGTCGAGCGGATGCGCTTCGGGGCCTTTTTGCTGTTCGGCGGGCTGTGGAGCCTGCTCATTTATTCGCCGCTGGCCCACATGGTCTGGGGCGGCGGCTGGCTGGGCGTGCGCGGCGCGCTGGACTTCGCGGGCGGCACCGTCATTCACATTGCGGCGGGTGTTAGTGCCCTGGTCGCCGCCTTCGTGCTGGGGCCGCGCATCGGGCATGGCCGCACCGCCCACGTGCCGCACAACGTGCCGTTCGTGCTGCTGGGTGCGGCGATTCTGTGGTTCGGCTGGATTGGCTTCAACGCGGGCAGCGCCCTGGGGGCCAACCAGTCTGCAGCCCTGGCTTTCATGACCACCTGCGTCGCCACCGCCGCCGCCATGCTGACCTGGCTGGCCTGGGAAAGTGTGCGCGGCGGCAAGCCCACCGCCGTCGGCGCGGCCACCGGGCTGGTCGTCGGCCTGGTCGCCATCACCCCCGCTTGCGGCTTCGTCTCGCCCTGGGCTTCGCTGGTCGTCGGTATCGCGGGAGCCACCGCCAGCTTCTGGGCCGTGCAGTTCAAGCAGTCCTTCCGTGCCGACGACGCCCTCGACGTGTTTGCCTGTCACGGCATCGCGGGTATCGTGGGGGCCTTACTGACCGGCGCACTGGCCTGGACCACCGGGCAGGGCAAGCCGCTGGGCGAGCAGATGCTGATTCAGACTGAGGCGGTGCTGTTTACCCTGGTTTTCTGCGGCCTGGGCAGCTTCATCCTGCTCAAGCTGGTGGGGCTGGTCATGCCGCTGCGCGTGACACCGGGCCAGGAAATCAGCGGCATCGACATTTCCTCGCACAGCGAGCAGGGCTACGCCGAGTCCGAGTCGGGCCTGAGCGCTCCGGTGATGATCGGCGGCGACTGA